From a single Aquarana catesbeiana isolate 2022-GZ linkage group LG09, ASM4218655v1, whole genome shotgun sequence genomic region:
- the LOC141108846 gene encoding cysteine and histidine-rich domain-containing protein 1-like → MLTASPPPGTMSSQVTPDPSGDYVLCYNKGCGQRFLSTNNPTDACLFHPGYPIFHDALKGWSCCRKRTTDFSEFLAIQGCSKGPHNNEKPPETLKPDISGSKTVSEIIVRGPKSAEKMLKERPSTQEEMRPLLVKVSRSLEEELEKMTLSVKPVAQIKEEAGVTALGTRCKRSGCKEVYQGPESEEGMCVHHPGVPVFHEGMKYWSCCCIKTSDFNEFLDQKGCTNGRHLWVQPPGKREVACRYDWHQTSSLVVITVYAKTSIPDLTEIHANRTQLDIQITFQKDKEFRKKVELWGVIDVDKSFVSLFPTKVEITLKKSDEVTWARLELTACTPHITEEIEPEPTPQESGGEDSDDNLSWSEDEEPE, encoded by the exons ATGCTGACAGCTTCACCTCCTCCTGGTACTATGAGCAGTCAAGTGACCCCGGACCCCTCCGGTGACTATGTGCTCTGCTATAACAAAGGGTGTGGACAGAGATTCCTCAGTACCAACAATCCTACAG ACGCTTGTCTCTTCCACCCTGGATATCCCATCTTCCATGACGCTCTGAAG GGTTGGTCCTGCTGCCGGAAACGTACCACAGACTTCTCCGAATTCCTGGCCATCCAG GGTTGCTCTAAGGGGCCGCACAACAATGAGAAACCTCCAGAAACTCTAAAACCCGACATCTCTGGAAGCAAAACTGTCTCTGAGATCATTGTACGGGGCCCCAAGTCTGCAGAGAAGATGCTGAAGGAGAGGCCGAG CACTCAGGAGGAGATGCGCCCCCTTCTGGTGAAAGTTTCCCGCTCATTAGAAGAAGAGTTGGAGAAGATGACGTTGTCGGTGAAGCCGGTTGCTCAGATAAaag AGGAGGCGGGGGTGACAGCGCTGGGGACGCGGTGTAAACGCTCCGGCTGTAAAGAG GTTTATCAAGGCCCGGAGAGTGAGGAGGGTATGTGCGTCCATCACCCGGGGGTCCCCGTCTTCCATGAAGG AATGAAGTATTGGTCCTGCTGCTGCATTAAAACAAGCGACTTCAATGAATTCCTGGATCAGAAGGGATGTACCAACGGGAGACATCTGTGGGTGCAACCTCCGGGGAAACGG gaAGTTGCATGTCGCTATGACTGGCATCAGACCAGCAGCCTCGTCGTCATCACCGTTTATGCCAAAACTTCCATACCGGATCTCACCGAGATTCACGCCAATCGCACGCAG CTGGACATTCAGATCACCTTTCAGAAGGACAAAGAATTCCGGAAGAAGGTGGAGCTGTGGGGG GTCATTGATGTGGATAAAAGTTTTGTGAGTTTATTTCCAACAAAGGTGGAAATCACTCTGAAGAAGTCGGACGAGGTGACATGGGCCAGATTGGAGCTGACGGCCTGCACCCCCCACATTACAGAGGAAATCGAACCGGAACCGACACCCCAGGAAAGTGGCGGAGAGGATTCTGATGACAACCTGAGCTGGTCAGAGGACGAGGAACCCGAGTGA
- the LOC141109041 gene encoding ras-related protein Rab-32-like, with product MSSPKREYLCKVLVVGDVGVGKTSIIQRYVHNIYSQCYRATIGVDFALKIIPWEKDTMVRLQLWDIAGQERFGHMTRLYYREAAGALVVCDLGRATTLQSVHRWKEDLDSKVSLRNGDPIPTVLIANKCDLLPYRGYSQDVEELGQQLGFTDCHMTSAKENVNIHEAVSCLIRSMVTHMEDSGSVEDAAIVKPSLHHFPYTRRCSQCCRF from the exons ATGAGCTCCCCGAAGAGAGAGTACCTGTGTAAGGTGCTGGTGGTGGGAGACGTGGGGGTGGGGAAGACGTCCATCATCCAGCGCTATGTACATAACATCTACTCCCAGTGCTATAGAGCCACCATCGGGGTGGACTTCGCTCTGAAGATCATTCCCTGGGAGAAGGACACCATGGTGAGGCTACAACTCTGGGACATCGCCG GTCAGGAGCGATTTGGTCACATGACCCGGTTGTATTACCGGGAGGCGGCGGGGGCGTTGGTGGTCTGTGACCTGGGCCGGGCGACCACCCTACAATCCGTCCATCGATGGAAGGAAGATCTGGACTCCAAAGTGTCTCTGAGGAACGGGGACCCGATCCCTACCGTCCTCATCGCCAACAAGTGTGACCTCCTCCCCTACCGGGGCTACAGCCAGGacgtggaggagctgggccagcaacTTGGGTTTACAGATTGTCACATGACCTCTGCCAAG GAGAATGTGAACATCCATGAAGCTGTGTCCTGTCTGATCCGATCGATGGTCACACACATGGAGGATTCCGGATCTGTAGAGGACGCCGCCATTGTGAAGCCGTCTCTCCATCATTTCCCCTACACCAGAAGATGTTCCCAGTGCTGCCGCTTCTAG